The Blautia hydrogenotrophica DSM 10507 genome window below encodes:
- a CDS encoding B12-binding domain-containing radical SAM protein encodes MRVILAACNAKYIHSNLAVYNLRACLRQVGAEVILREYTINQRKDEILRDLYECRADLLCVSCYIWNISFLKEILEDYGKICPTVPVWAGGPEVTYDSLVFLKENPWIAGVMRGEGEQTISELVQCYMDHTVSKGEILGITWRDSRGELHENPDRPVMDLSQVPFAYEELTDFEHRIIYYESSRGCPFSCSYCLSSVDKKLRFRSLELVCKELQFFLDRKVPQVKFVDRTFNCRHEHAMAIWKYILEHDNGITNFHFEIAADLMREEELELISKMRPGLIQLEIGVQSTNPETILEIRRVMDFKKVTKVVRKVQKMENTHQHLDLIAGLPKEDFQSFRHSFHEVYELRPEQLQLGFLKVLKGSYMAAKTEDYGCVYQAKEPYEVLGTKWLSYGEILRLKRVESMVEVYYNSGQFTKTLPVMERYFSHPFDFYEQLGEFYEKRGYASVSHSRLRRYEILLEFLLTVPEGDQKALKEAMIVDLYLRENLKSRPVWADDQRKYEREIWAYRKAYKVPKTAHVEVFPDGRALLFDYQQRNPLTRNAKVTEVELWQQNEPKKF; translated from the coding sequence ATGAGAGTGATACTGGCCGCGTGCAACGCGAAATATATTCATTCAAATCTGGCAGTCTATAATCTGAGAGCCTGTCTTAGACAGGTGGGAGCAGAGGTGATTCTGCGAGAATATACGATTAATCAGCGAAAAGATGAGATTCTCCGGGATCTCTATGAGTGCCGGGCAGATCTTTTGTGTGTGTCGTGTTACATCTGGAATATTTCTTTTCTGAAAGAGATTTTGGAGGATTATGGGAAAATCTGTCCCACAGTTCCAGTCTGGGCAGGCGGCCCGGAAGTCACTTATGACAGCCTGGTATTTCTGAAAGAAAATCCTTGGATTGCCGGAGTCATGCGTGGGGAAGGTGAGCAGACCATATCGGAGCTGGTACAGTGCTATATGGACCATACGGTATCCAAGGGAGAAATTCTGGGTATTACTTGGCGAGACAGCAGGGGAGAGCTCCATGAGAATCCAGACAGGCCGGTGATGGATTTAAGTCAGGTACCATTTGCCTATGAAGAGCTCACAGATTTTGAGCACCGGATTATCTATTATGAAAGCAGCAGAGGATGCCCGTTTTCCTGCAGTTACTGTTTGTCATCTGTGGATAAAAAACTGAGATTTCGGTCTTTGGAATTGGTATGCAAGGAATTGCAGTTCTTTCTGGACCGGAAGGTACCTCAGGTAAAATTTGTAGACCGAACGTTTAACTGCCGCCACGAACACGCCATGGCTATATGGAAATATATTTTGGAACATGACAATGGAATCACAAATTTTCACTTTGAGATAGCGGCTGATCTGATGAGAGAAGAAGAGTTAGAGCTGATCTCGAAGATGAGGCCAGGACTGATACAGCTAGAGATCGGAGTGCAGTCCACGAATCCAGAGACGATTCTGGAAATTCGCAGGGTGATGGACTTTAAGAAGGTGACCAAAGTGGTGCGAAAAGTGCAGAAGATGGAAAATACCCATCAACATTTAGATCTGATTGCAGGGCTTCCAAAAGAGGATTTTCAGAGCTTTCGGCATTCTTTTCATGAGGTCTATGAACTGCGGCCGGAACAGCTTCAGTTAGGCTTTCTGAAAGTGCTGAAGGGGTCGTATATGGCTGCGAAGACCGAAGATTACGGCTGTGTCTACCAGGCGAAGGAGCCGTATGAGGTTTTGGGGACCAAGTGGCTGTCTTATGGAGAAATTTTGAGGCTGAAAAGGGTGGAAAGCATGGTGGAAGTGTATTATAATAGTGGTCAGTTCACAAAAACGCTTCCGGTTATGGAACGATATTTTTCCCATCCCTTTGATTTCTATGAGCAGCTGGGAGAGTTTTATGAGAAGAGGGGTTATGCGTCTGTGTCTCACTCCAGACTGCGGCGTTATGAGATTCTTTTGGAGTTTCTTTTGACTGTCCCAGAGGGGGACCAAAAGGCACTGAAGGAAGCTATGATTGTGGATTTATATCTGAGGGAGAATTTAAAGAGTCGTCCGGTTTGGGCCGATGATCAAAGGAAGTACGAACGGGAGATCTGGGCTTATCGGAAGGCATATAAAGTGCCGAAAACCGCACATGTGGAAGTTTTTCCTGACGGCCGGGCTCTGCTGTTTGATTATCAGCAGAGAAATCCGCTGACTCGAAACGCGAAGGTGACGGAGGTTGAACTATGGCAACAAAACGAACCAAAGAAATTTTAG
- a CDS encoding AIR synthase family protein, which yields MKIGKLPEQVLVRSVIKKISHRRDEVLFGPGVGRDCAALKLAKDEIFVISSDPITGTVKDIGSHCIYITANDLAAAGAEPVAVMVTALLPPETEEKDLRGIVEDMEKTCAALDMEVIGGHTEVTDTVKQPLLSVTGVGKMKAGEALYEKKLKAGQDLVVTKWIGLEGTSIVAKERAQKLREVFAESFVRTAQNFDQYLSVLPESRIAMEHGVSVMHDITEGGVFGALWELAQGADVGLDVDLKKIPIRQETVEVCEQFGLNPYLLMSSGAMLIGTEQGEILVRKLQEAGIPGTVIGQAVEGSSRILRNGEEIRYLDRPQSDELYKIYQMEKTPASIGGE from the coding sequence ATGAAGATAGGAAAATTGCCGGAGCAGGTGTTGGTGCGTTCCGTGATCAAAAAGATTTCCCATCGCCGGGATGAAGTACTGTTTGGGCCCGGAGTGGGACGGGACTGCGCAGCCTTAAAACTGGCGAAGGATGAAATTTTCGTGATATCTAGTGACCCGATCACCGGGACAGTAAAAGATATCGGCAGTCATTGTATTTATATCACAGCCAATGATCTGGCAGCTGCCGGCGCAGAGCCAGTGGCGGTGATGGTGACGGCGCTATTGCCGCCTGAAACAGAGGAAAAGGACCTGCGCGGGATTGTGGAAGATATGGAGAAGACTTGTGCAGCTTTGGATATGGAAGTCATCGGAGGCCACACGGAGGTGACAGATACGGTGAAACAGCCGCTTTTGTCAGTGACTGGTGTGGGGAAGATGAAGGCTGGCGAAGCTCTGTATGAGAAGAAACTAAAGGCAGGACAGGACTTGGTGGTGACCAAGTGGATTGGGCTGGAAGGGACTTCCATCGTCGCTAAGGAGAGAGCTCAAAAGCTCAGAGAAGTGTTTGCAGAAAGCTTTGTCCGTACGGCACAGAACTTTGATCAGTATCTTTCTGTATTGCCGGAGAGCCGGATAGCCATGGAACACGGAGTCAGTGTGATGCATGACATCACGGAGGGAGGCGTCTTTGGTGCTCTTTGGGAGCTTGCGCAAGGCGCGGACGTGGGTTTGGATGTGGATTTGAAAAAGATACCGATTCGGCAAGAGACAGTGGAAGTCTGTGAGCAGTTCGGCTTGAATCCGTATTTACTGATGTCTAGCGGAGCCATGCTGATTGGGACAGAGCAGGGAGAGATTCTGGTAAGAAAGCTTCAAGAGGCTGGAATTCCAGGGACTGTGATCGGACAGGCAGTAGAAGGCAGCAGCCGGATTCTGAGAAACGGAGAGGAGATCCGTTATCTGGACCGGCCGCAAAGCGATGAGCTGTATAAGATTTATCAAATGGAGAAGACTCCCGCCTCTATAGGCGGTGAGTGA
- a CDS encoding response regulator transcription factor yields the protein MAAKQKILIVDDDNNIAELIALYLTKECYDTCIVNDGEQALREFEHFRPDLILLDLMLPGMDGYQVCREIRHTSDVPIIMLSAKGETFDKVLGLELGADDYIIKPFDSKELVARVKAVLRRFHVKQPAAAPDEKCVSYPDLTINLTNYSVIYMNERVDMPPKELELLYFLASSPNQVFTREQLLDHIWGYEYIGDTRTVDVHIKRLREKIKDHDKWSIATVWGIGYKFEVKP from the coding sequence ATGGCAGCAAAACAAAAAATTCTAATCGTAGATGATGACAATAACATTGCAGAGCTCATCGCTCTGTACCTGACAAAAGAATGTTATGATACCTGCATTGTCAATGACGGAGAGCAGGCTTTGCGGGAATTTGAGCATTTCCGACCAGATTTAATCCTGCTGGATCTGATGCTGCCAGGTATGGACGGCTATCAGGTATGCCGCGAAATCCGCCACACCTCAGATGTTCCGATTATCATGCTCTCCGCAAAAGGGGAGACCTTTGACAAAGTACTGGGCCTGGAGCTGGGAGCAGACGACTACATCATCAAGCCCTTTGACTCAAAAGAACTGGTCGCTAGGGTAAAAGCAGTGCTTCGTCGTTTCCATGTCAAACAGCCTGCTGCAGCTCCCGACGAAAAATGCGTCAGCTATCCAGATTTAACCATCAATCTGACCAATTACTCCGTCATCTACATGAATGAGCGGGTAGACATGCCTCCTAAAGAGTTAGAACTGCTCTATTTCCTAGCCTCCTCACCCAACCAGGTATTCACCAGAGAACAGCTTTTGGACCATATCTGGGGCTACGAATACATCGGAGACACCCGTACCGTAGATGTACACATCAAACGACTGCGAGAGAAAATCAAAGATCATGACAAATGGTCCATTGCCACCGTATGGGGAATCGGTTATAAATTCGAGGTGAAACCTTAA
- a CDS encoding endonuclease MutS2, producing MNEKALKALEYDKIIDQLTAKASSPMGKNLCKDLKPCRDLEQIQTMQTQTKDALSRLFQKGTLSFHKVKDIRGSIKRLEIGSTLGIGELLDICSVLENTAKAKSYGRFDRETETCDSLDAMFQNLEPLTPLSSEIRRCILSEEEISDDASPGLKQVRRSMKITNDRIHSQLNSLLNGSARSYLQDGVITMRNGRYCLPVKAEYKGQVPGMIHDQSSTGSTLFIEPMSVVKLNNDLRQLEIQEQKEIEIVLSDLSEQAAQYQEVLTDNLNILIELDFIFARAGLALEHNASEPQFNTDGKIQLKKARHPLIHKKQVVPIDIRLGDDFDLLVVTGPNTGGKTVSLKTVGLLTLMGQSGLHIPAGDHSVLSVFEEVYADIGDEQSIEQSLSTFSSHMTNVVSFLEKATDKSLVLFDELGAGTDPTEGAALAIAILSHLHRQGIRTMATTHYSELKVYALSTPGVENASCEFDVETLRPTYRLLIGVPGKSNAFAISSKLGLPDFIIEKAKEQISEQDESFEDVISKLEASRITLEKEQLEIQQYKAEIESLKKQLEEKQEKFDARKEKIIREANEQAHEILREAKEYADQTMKTFHKFQKEHISTADVENERQNLRKKMSKLEKNMAMKPKKSQPGKRLRPSDLSIGASVKIISMNLTGTVSTKPDAKGNLFVQTGIFRTQVHLSDLELVDEVVVNTPLMQRTRAGKIKMSKSANVSTEINLLGKTVDEAIAELDKYLDDAYIAHLSSVRIVHGKGTGALRKGVHNYLRRQKHVATYRLGEFGEGDAGVTIVEFKK from the coding sequence ATGAACGAAAAAGCATTAAAAGCGTTAGAATACGATAAAATTATTGATCAGCTCACAGCCAAGGCATCTTCCCCGATGGGCAAGAACCTCTGCAAAGATTTAAAGCCTTGCCGTGATCTGGAACAAATACAAACGATGCAGACACAGACCAAAGACGCTCTCTCCCGTCTGTTTCAGAAGGGAACTCTGTCTTTCCACAAAGTAAAGGACATACGAGGTTCGATCAAACGATTGGAGATCGGCAGTACTCTGGGAATTGGCGAACTGCTAGACATCTGCTCTGTGCTGGAAAACACAGCAAAGGCAAAATCTTATGGCCGCTTTGACCGTGAGACAGAAACCTGTGATTCCTTAGATGCCATGTTCCAAAATCTGGAACCTCTGACCCCGTTAAGCAGCGAGATTCGCCGCTGTATTCTCTCAGAAGAAGAGATCAGTGATGATGCCAGCCCAGGACTAAAACAGGTACGCAGAAGCATGAAAATCACAAATGACCGCATTCACAGCCAGTTGAACAGTCTGCTAAACGGAAGCGCACGCAGCTACCTTCAGGACGGCGTGATCACCATGCGAAACGGCCGCTATTGTCTGCCTGTCAAAGCGGAGTACAAAGGCCAAGTACCAGGAATGATTCACGATCAGTCCTCCACTGGTTCTACTCTATTTATTGAACCGATGTCTGTGGTAAAGCTGAACAATGATCTGCGGCAGCTGGAAATTCAGGAGCAAAAAGAGATCGAGATCGTCTTGTCCGACCTCAGCGAACAGGCCGCTCAATATCAGGAAGTCTTAACAGACAACCTGAATATTCTGATAGAATTGGATTTCATCTTTGCCCGAGCCGGCCTGGCATTGGAGCACAATGCCTCGGAACCGCAATTTAACACAGATGGAAAAATTCAACTAAAAAAAGCTCGCCACCCGCTGATACACAAAAAACAGGTGGTTCCCATCGACATCCGGTTGGGGGACGATTTTGACCTTCTGGTAGTCACAGGCCCTAATACCGGCGGTAAAACCGTGTCTCTGAAAACGGTGGGCCTGCTCACTTTGATGGGACAGTCCGGCCTTCATATCCCGGCTGGCGATCACTCAGTCCTCTCGGTCTTTGAAGAGGTTTACGCCGACATTGGAGACGAGCAGAGCATTGAACAAAGCCTGAGTACCTTTTCCTCTCATATGACTAATGTAGTCTCTTTTTTGGAGAAAGCCACTGATAAATCTTTGGTGCTTTTCGACGAGTTGGGAGCAGGTACAGACCCAACCGAAGGAGCCGCACTTGCCATCGCAATCCTTTCCCACCTCCACAGACAGGGAATCCGCACCATGGCGACGACCCACTACAGCGAGCTGAAGGTTTATGCTCTATCCACTCCCGGGGTGGAAAATGCCTCCTGCGAATTCGATGTGGAGACACTGCGCCCCACCTACCGGTTATTGATCGGTGTTCCCGGAAAGAGCAACGCTTTTGCGATCTCTTCCAAGCTAGGCCTTCCCGACTTTATCATTGAAAAAGCCAAAGAACAGATTAGTGAACAGGACGAAAGCTTTGAGGACGTAATCAGTAAACTGGAAGCTAGCCGAATTACCTTGGAGAAGGAACAGTTGGAAATTCAGCAGTACAAAGCTGAAATCGAGAGTCTGAAAAAACAATTGGAAGAAAAACAGGAAAAATTCGACGCGCGCAAGGAAAAAATTATCCGTGAGGCCAATGAGCAGGCTCACGAAATTCTCCGTGAGGCAAAAGAATACGCGGACCAGACCATGAAGACTTTCCATAAATTCCAAAAAGAACATATCTCCACTGCCGATGTAGAGAACGAACGCCAGAATCTGCGCAAAAAAATGTCAAAGCTCGAGAAAAACATGGCTATGAAGCCGAAAAAGTCTCAGCCTGGAAAGCGTCTGCGTCCCTCTGACCTGTCCATTGGAGCCTCTGTAAAAATCATCAGTATGAATCTCACTGGCACAGTCAGCACGAAACCGGACGCAAAAGGTAATTTATTCGTACAGACCGGTATTTTTCGCACCCAAGTCCATCTGTCCGATCTGGAATTGGTGGATGAAGTCGTGGTAAACACTCCTCTCATGCAACGCACCAGGGCAGGTAAGATTAAAATGTCCAAGTCCGCCAACGTTTCCACAGAAATCAACCTGCTGGGCAAGACTGTGGATGAGGCTATCGCGGAGCTGGACAAATATCTGGACGACGCCTACATCGCCCATCTGTCCAGTGTCCGCATCGTACACGGCAAGGGCACAGGCGCATTGAGAAAAGGTGTTCACAACTATCTGAGACGCCAGAAACATGTGGCAACTTACCGTCTCGGTGAATTCGGCGAAGGGGATGCCGGCGTAACTATTGTTGAGTTCAAAAAATAA
- the nth gene encoding endonuclease III — translation MATKRTKEILALLDEKYTREYKCYLNYENPGQLLIATMLSAQCTDARVNVVTKDLFQKYDTMEKFAQADLRELEQDIKPTGFYHNKAKNIIGCAQRLVNEYGGEVPSDLEALVSLPGVGRKTANVIRGNIFHEPSVVVDTHVKRISRRLGLTREEDPVKIEKDLMKVLPREHWILYNIQIITFGRQICFARSPKCEECFLTKYCSEYKKR, via the coding sequence ATGGCAACAAAACGAACCAAAGAAATTTTAGCTTTGCTGGATGAGAAGTACACAAGAGAGTACAAGTGCTATCTGAACTATGAAAATCCTGGACAGCTTCTGATTGCGACGATGCTTTCAGCCCAGTGTACGGATGCCCGAGTAAATGTGGTGACAAAAGATTTGTTTCAAAAGTATGATACCATGGAGAAATTTGCCCAGGCGGATTTAAGGGAGTTGGAGCAGGATATTAAACCCACAGGTTTTTACCACAACAAGGCGAAGAATATTATTGGTTGTGCTCAGAGGTTGGTGAATGAGTACGGCGGGGAAGTACCCAGTGATCTGGAAGCCTTGGTTTCCCTGCCAGGAGTGGGGCGCAAGACTGCGAACGTCATTCGGGGAAATATATTTCATGAGCCTAGTGTGGTTGTGGATACCCATGTGAAGAGAATTTCCAGGAGGCTGGGGTTGACCAGGGAAGAGGACCCAGTGAAAATCGAGAAGGATTTGATGAAAGTCTTGCCGAGAGAACACTGGATTTTGTATAATATACAGATTATTACTTTTGGGCGGCAGATCTGTTTTGCCAGGAGTCCAAAGTGTGAGGAATGCTTTTTGACAAAATATTGCAGCGAGTATAAAAAGAGGTGA
- a CDS encoding sensor histidine kinase, with protein sequence MYKHTLFIKFILAYLIFGILGFLLIATVGSQMVEKRLEFSIGEDLYREATAISEDSLVQSNTSASNLLSLKHYLEALSEYQTSDIWILNKQGQRVLSTEEGFSYYDPITIDGFDPTKWGSYYRTGNFYGFFDEDRLSVLAPITDGSTLTIRGYVAMHYPMSELYYQRELFLSISYILFLLLFLLSLSILLLFRKIVYTPLKKITEGTNEFAAGHLDYQIPISSNDEMGALAASLNYMSDVLNQSGEYQRNFIANISHDFRSPLTSIKGYVEAIADGTIPVEMQGRYLEIVSREVERLEKLTSSLLTLNNLEVKSRIMNIRPFDINKVIKNTAASFEGSCRARKILIELILTGEQLSVTADMEQIQQVLYNLLDNAIKFSNDNSTITIETTEKNGKIFVSVKDHGCGIPKEILPKIWERFYKQDSSRGKDRKGTGLGLSIVKEIISSHNQNINVISTEGVGTEFLFTLEKTK encoded by the coding sequence ATGTACAAGCACACACTCTTTATCAAATTTATCCTGGCCTATCTGATCTTTGGAATTCTGGGGTTTCTGCTGATTGCCACCGTCGGATCTCAGATGGTGGAAAAACGGCTGGAATTCTCCATCGGAGAAGATCTGTACAGAGAGGCTACCGCAATCTCTGAAGATTCTCTGGTTCAGAGCAACACTTCTGCCAGCAATCTGCTCTCCTTGAAACATTATTTGGAGGCTCTCTCTGAGTATCAGACTTCTGACATCTGGATTTTAAACAAGCAAGGGCAAAGAGTTTTAAGTACAGAGGAAGGTTTCAGCTATTATGATCCTATCACCATTGATGGCTTCGATCCTACAAAATGGGGAAGCTATTACCGCACTGGAAATTTTTATGGATTTTTTGATGAAGACAGACTCAGCGTGTTGGCCCCCATCACTGATGGGAGCACACTGACTATCCGCGGATATGTGGCTATGCACTATCCCATGAGTGAATTGTATTACCAAAGGGAACTTTTTCTCAGCATCAGCTATATCTTATTCCTATTGCTGTTTTTGCTGTCCCTGTCTATCCTTTTGCTGTTTCGAAAAATTGTCTATACTCCGCTGAAAAAAATCACAGAGGGCACCAATGAATTTGCCGCCGGACACCTGGACTACCAGATTCCCATCTCTTCCAACGACGAGATGGGCGCTCTGGCCGCTTCCTTGAACTACATGTCTGATGTCTTAAACCAAAGCGGGGAATACCAGAGAAATTTTATAGCCAATATTTCCCACGACTTTCGCTCTCCTCTGACTTCTATCAAAGGTTATGTGGAAGCAATCGCAGATGGAACGATTCCCGTCGAAATGCAGGGAAGATATTTAGAAATCGTATCCAGAGAAGTAGAACGCCTAGAAAAACTGACCAGCAGTCTTTTGACCTTGAATAACCTGGAAGTAAAAAGTCGGATTATGAATATCCGACCTTTCGATATCAACAAAGTCATTAAAAATACAGCTGCCTCTTTTGAGGGAAGCTGCCGTGCCCGTAAAATCCTAATTGAACTGATTCTCACCGGTGAACAACTGTCTGTCACCGCTGACATGGAACAGATTCAACAGGTTCTCTACAACTTACTGGACAACGCAATTAAATTCAGCAACGATAATTCCACAATCACCATCGAGACTACGGAGAAAAATGGAAAAATCTTCGTCTCTGTTAAAGATCACGGCTGCGGAATTCCCAAAGAAATCCTTCCCAAAATCTGGGAGCGCTTCTACAAACAAGACAGCTCCCGAGGCAAAGACCGTAAGGGAACTGGATTGGGGCTTTCCATCGTCAAAGAAATCATCAGCTCCCACAACCAGAACATCAATGTCATAAGTACAGAGGGAGTTGGCACAGAATTCCTATTTACTCTGGAAAAGACAAAGTGA
- a CDS encoding tRNA (cytidine(34)-2'-O)-methyltransferase, with protein sequence MAKLNIVLHEPEIPANTGNIGRTCVATGTRLHLIEPLGFRLNEKAIKRAGMDYWKDLDVTTYLDYNDFLEKNPGAKIYYATTKAPQRYTDVRFEEDCYIMFGKESAGIPEEILLENQATAIRIPMIGDIRSLNLSNSVAIVLYEALRQHQFDHMQSEGHLTKYQWK encoded by the coding sequence ATGGCGAAGCTGAATATTGTGCTGCACGAGCCTGAGATACCGGCGAATACAGGAAACATTGGAAGAACCTGTGTGGCCACAGGGACGAGGCTGCACCTGATTGAGCCGCTGGGGTTCCGCCTGAATGAGAAGGCGATCAAGCGGGCAGGAATGGATTACTGGAAAGATTTGGATGTGACTACTTATTTGGATTACAATGACTTTCTGGAAAAAAATCCTGGGGCAAAGATATACTATGCTACGACGAAAGCGCCGCAGCGTTATACCGACGTGAGATTTGAGGAGGACTGCTACATCATGTTTGGAAAGGAGAGCGCTGGAATTCCAGAGGAAATTCTGCTGGAAAATCAGGCCACGGCCATTCGGATTCCGATGATTGGGGATATCCGTTCGCTGAATCTGAGCAATTCAGTGGCTATCGTTCTCTATGAAGCGCTGAGGCAGCATCAATTTGATCATATGCAGTCGGAAGGACATCTGACGAAATATCAGTGGAAGTGA
- a CDS encoding 3'-5' exoribonuclease YhaM family protein → MRYLEELREGDRISGIYLCKQKQSAVTKNGKPYDSIILQDKTGVLDGKIWDPNSQGICDFDALDYIEVIGDVISFAGARQANIKRVRKAEDGEFDPADYLPVSGNSTEEMYHKILEYVNSVKNPHLNLLLKKLFVDDLEFVKNFKNHSAAKTVHHGYIGGLLEHTLGVVRLCDYMADAYPIIKRDLLITSALCHDIGKTRELSEFPLNDYTDEGQLLGHIVIGTEMLHDLIREIPDFPEVLANELKHCILAHHGELEFGSPKKPALVEAVALNLADNTDARMETLTEIFSGKEKKEWLGYNRLFESNLRRTTGDL, encoded by the coding sequence ATGAGATATTTGGAAGAATTACGTGAGGGCGACAGAATTAGCGGAATTTATCTGTGTAAGCAGAAACAGTCAGCAGTTACAAAAAATGGAAAACCTTATGACAGTATTATCCTACAGGATAAGACAGGAGTCCTGGACGGGAAAATTTGGGATCCAAATTCCCAGGGGATTTGTGATTTTGATGCTCTGGATTATATAGAGGTGATCGGAGATGTGATCAGCTTTGCAGGGGCTCGTCAGGCGAATATAAAAAGAGTTCGAAAGGCCGAGGATGGGGAATTTGACCCTGCGGATTACCTGCCGGTCAGCGGAAACAGCACAGAGGAGATGTACCATAAAATTTTAGAGTATGTGAACAGTGTAAAAAATCCTCACTTGAATTTGCTCTTGAAAAAATTATTTGTGGATGATCTGGAATTTGTGAAAAATTTCAAAAACCATTCTGCTGCTAAGACGGTGCATCACGGATATATAGGAGGCTTGTTGGAGCATACTTTGGGTGTTGTAAGACTTTGCGATTATATGGCAGATGCGTATCCGATTATTAAGAGGGATTTGCTGATTACGTCAGCTTTGTGCCACGATATTGGGAAAACGAGGGAGTTATCAGAGTTTCCGCTGAATGATTACACAGATGAAGGGCAGCTTCTGGGACATATTGTTATCGGAACCGAGATGCTTCATGATCTGATACGAGAGATTCCAGATTTTCCGGAGGTGTTGGCCAATGAATTAAAACATTGTATTTTGGCCCATCATGGAGAATTGGAGTTCGGTTCACCGAAAAAGCCGGCGTTGGTGGAGGCTGTGGCTTTGAATCTGGCAGACAATACGGATGCCAGGATGGAGACATTGACTGAGATTTTCTCCGGCAAGGAAAAGAAGGAGTGGCTGGGGTATAATCGGCTGTTTGAGTCAAACCTGAGAAGAACGACAGGGGATTTATAA
- a CDS encoding S1C family serine protease, producing MGNEKNINSRDKKSSKGEEKNYDFIRETIKNRPLDKKRLLYRIGALAGAGIIIGVTAALAFSVAAPRLVRKLDEGKQQAKIDIPQDDPSVTPTATPVPVAMPSEESAMEQAERAYQEALQISEEPRKAIVSVVGQKEKEDILDNTLLTSGKAMGIIILEDYRDYYILTQQTAVKKAENIQVTFQDGTIVNGAIKKSDSRTDLAVVTVHKRDVDKKTQEGVSVAVLGNSYSLIQGKTVIAIGSPSGYDDSVYFGTITSVSNKVAVTDTEYNLLITDILGSQQGSGVLLDTDGEVIGLIAQDYGDEKNESKTMVKALAVSQLKPLIETLSNGEAIQYLGVRGKDISENVSNSIDIPQGVYVKSVEDNSPAMEAGLQSGDVIQKIDGKEIETMQQYSSQLQKCEGGQKVSLTVMRSKGAEGYAEMKIEAEVESR from the coding sequence ATGGGAAATGAGAAGAATATAAATTCGCGGGACAAGAAATCTTCAAAGGGTGAAGAGAAAAATTACGATTTTATCAGAGAGACAATCAAGAATAGGCCACTGGACAAAAAAAGACTTTTATATAGGATTGGAGCTTTGGCAGGTGCCGGAATTATCATTGGTGTGACGGCGGCGTTGGCGTTTTCGGTGGCCGCGCCGAGACTTGTGAGAAAATTGGATGAGGGAAAGCAGCAGGCCAAGATTGACATTCCTCAGGATGATCCTTCTGTGACACCCACCGCAACGCCGGTACCGGTGGCAATGCCGTCCGAAGAAAGCGCGATGGAGCAAGCTGAGAGAGCTTACCAGGAAGCGCTTCAGATTTCGGAGGAGCCTAGGAAGGCGATTGTCTCCGTGGTAGGACAAAAAGAAAAAGAGGATATTCTGGATAATACACTACTGACTAGTGGAAAGGCAATGGGAATTATCATTCTGGAAGACTATCGGGACTATTATATTTTGACTCAACAGACAGCGGTGAAAAAGGCGGAAAATATTCAGGTGACTTTCCAGGACGGGACGATCGTCAATGGAGCAATAAAGAAGAGCGACAGCCGTACAGATTTGGCAGTTGTGACTGTGCATAAGAGAGATGTTGATAAAAAGACCCAAGAGGGAGTTTCAGTGGCGGTGCTGGGGAATTCCTACAGTCTGATTCAGGGGAAAACGGTGATAGCCATTGGAAGCCCTTCTGGTTATGACGATTCCGTGTACTTTGGAACAATTACTTCTGTATCGAACAAGGTAGCCGTGACAGACACGGAGTACAATCTGCTAATTACAGATATTCTGGGAAGTCAGCAAGGCAGCGGCGTCCTCTTGGACACGGACGGAGAAGTGATTGGATTGATTGCCCAGGATTACGGAGATGAGAAGAATGAGTCGAAGACCATGGTCAAAGCTCTGGCAGTATCCCAGCTCAAGCCATTGATTGAAACTTTATCCAATGGGGAGGCGATACAGTATCTGGGTGTGCGGGGAAAGGATATTTCAGAAAATGTATCGAATAGTATTGACATTCCTCAAGGCGTCTATGTAAAATCGGTGGAGGATAACTCTCCCGCAATGGAGGCGGGGCTCCAAAGCGGTGATGTGATTCAGAAGATTGATGGGAAAGAGATTGAGACGATGCAGCAGTACAGCAGCCAGCTTCAAAAGTGCGAAGGAGGTCAGAAAGTCAGTCTGACAGTCATGCGAAGCAAGGGTGCGGAAGGCTATGCGGAAATGAAAATAGAGGCAGAGGTGGAATCCCGTTAG